The Pseudorca crassidens isolate mPseCra1 chromosome 3, mPseCra1.hap1, whole genome shotgun sequence genome includes the window AGCCCGCGGCCTCGGTTTGGCGGGTGGGGATGCAACTCGCGGGAACGCTGCTGGCAATTCCCTGGGAGCTGACAACAGCGGAGAGACGGAGACGCGAAGCTGCGAGGGCAGCATCGAAAGCCCTGCAGAGAGTCAGAGCGAGGTAGACAGAACTCTGTTCAGAAGCCTCGTCCACGCAACTGCCGAGGAAACCGACAAAGGTAtttgaaagagaaggagagggcCCCCAATAGCGGCCTTGAGCGGCAGGGCGGGTATGCGCTAGTGACCAAGTGACAGCGGGAAACGCAGGGGGCAAAGTCTGACTCTTACAGTAGGGACCCGGAGACTGCCACCTTGTCCGGAGAACCTCTAGACGCCGACCGCTCGCCTTAGATACTGTGCTCCTAGGCTCTCGAATTCCCCTTCAGAACAGACGCTCCGCGCAACTCCCGCGCCCAAGGCCAAGCTCCGCTCGCCGGGGACGCGCCTGGCGCCCTGGTCCTAGGCGCTCTCTTCCGCGGCTGCTTTGAAAACCCCCAGGCACGCCGGAACCCCGGGAGAGCTGGACTCCCTTAAGGCTTATCTCCCGAAACCTGACCTAGAGGCACCTGCGCAGGCAGGTGGCCGCTGCAGCCGCGAAAGCCACCATGAATAAGGTGGCTGGCGGGGACGAGCTCGCAGAACTCTTCAGTCTGATGCCGGACCTTCTGCAGGCGACCAACACTAGCGGCAACGCGTCCCTGCAGCTCCAGGACTTGTCGTGGGAGCTGGGGCTAGATTTGCCAGCCGGCGCGGCGCCAGCGCATCCCCCGGGCGGCGGCGGGGCAGAGAGCGCGGACACCCAGGCGCGGGTGAGGATCCTCATCAGCGTGGTGCACTGGGCGGTTTGCGCGTTGGGGCTGACGGGCAACCTCCTGGCGCTCTACCTGATGAAGAGTAAGCAGGGCTGGCGCAAGTCCTCCATCAACCTCTTCGTCACCAAGCTGGTGCTGACGGACATGCAGTTCGTGCTCACCCTGCCCTTCTGAGCTGTGGAAAACTCCCTCGACTTCAGATGGCCTTTTGGCAAGGCCACGTGGAAGATCGTATCCACAGTGACGTCCATGAACATGTACGCCAGCGTCTTCTTTCTCACCTCCACGAGCGTGGCGCGCTGCCACTCGGTGGCCTTGGCTCTTAAGAGCCACCGGACCCGAGGGCACGGCGGGGGTGACTGCTGCGGCCGGAGCCTGGGGGACAGCTGCCGCTTCTCGGCCAAAGCACTGCGCGTGTTGATCTGCGCTGGCCTCGCTGCCCAAAGCCATCTTCTCCACCACGATCAAGGTGATGGGCGAGGAGTTGTGCCTGGTGCACTTCCCGGACAAGTTGCTAGGCCGCGACAGGCAGTCCTAGCTGGGCCTCTACCACTTGCAGAAGGTGCTGCTGGGCTTCTTGCCGCCGCTGGGCATCATCAGCCTGTGCTATCAGCTGCTGGTGCGCTTCATCTCCGACCACCGCGTGGCAGGGACCGAAGTAGGAGGCTCAGCAGCCGGGGGAGGCCTGGCCAGAGCCAGCGCCCGGAGACGCTCCAAGGCCACCAAATCAGTGACCGTCGTGGTCCTATCCTTCTTCCTGTGCTGGTTGCCTAATCAGGCACTCACCACCTGGAACATCCTCATCAAGTTCAACGCGGTGCCCTTCAGCCGAGAGTACTTCCTGTGCCAGGTATACGCGCTCCCGGTGAGCGTGTGCGGGGCGCACTCCAGCAGCTGCCTCAAGCCCATCCTCTACTGCCTCGTGCGCCGCGAGTTCCGCAATGCGCTCGAGAATCTACTGCGTCGCCTCGCGTCGCCTTCTCTCACTAGCAATGCGTCCTTTCTCCGCCGCCACCAAGCCGGAGCCCGAGGACCAGACCGGCAGGCCCTGGCGCCTCTCCACCAGGCCGCGGAGCCCGACATGCTCTACTCTCCGCCCGGCGTGGTGGTCTACAGCGAGGGGCGCTACGACCTGCTGCCCAGCAGCTCCGCCTACTGACGCAGGCTGAGGCCCGGGGTACGCAGGAACTGCCAAGTGGCCTTCCCTCGGCGGAAAAGAGTAGAGCGGATTAGAGGATGCTGGGGGCCCCCGGATCAAGAGGTAGGAGGGacgaggagagagagaaacacaaaagagcAGCCTACGAAGTGGCCAGGGGACCTTCTCCGGCGAGGGGAGGCTGCGAACCCAGGTGGAGAGAGGAAGGTGGCAAAGTGGCCGAGACCAGCCTCAATGGACCAAGCCACCAGCCTCCGTCCCCCTTGtctccacacacaccccttcctctCCTTATGCTGTCAGCGCTGGGCTGTGTGGGACGCCCAGAAGCCGAGAAAGGCATCAGGAATGTAAAGCAGTTCGGGGACAAGGAAGAGGGCCTCAGCCAAGTGGTGCGCAGACAACTGAGCGCACTTATTTCAGCGActacccacccccgccccagctctTGAAGGGGTCCTCAAGGTGCACCCAGTCGGGTAAGCCACTCACAAAACCTTTGCACCTTGGCTCCGGGGCTGCCCAGGCGCGAAGGCCTGATTTGCTGCTTGGCTGGGCGGAGAGCCTAGAGTATGGGACCAAGAAACTTCTTCGGAGTTAGAAGGAAGGAGTGACTATCTTGGTCCGCCCTCAGGGGAAATGCACCGCGAGAGAGCCACCTCCCGTGGCGCGTATGGTTTGTCACTTGGGATGGGGAGAGCGGACACACGCGGAGCCCGACTGAGACCCTGCATGGCCTCTGCGCTCATAGGTCGCCGAGACCAAAACCCTCCGGCGTGCGTGTGAGAGCCCCTTCGCGGGGGAGTGGAGTCTCTGCGGGAGGGAGCGGACGCAGTGTAGTTCGAGGGGCTGAATAGAGAGACCTCTTCAGGCTACGACCCCTAAAGGAGAAAGGGGGCTCTCTGGGTCCCCCAGCAGCGACTGCGCCGCGCGCTGGAAGCTGGGCGTCTGGGTTCCCCTGAGAGCCGTGTGGGTACCTGGAGACACTCCTTGCGTTCGGGTCTGCGCGCTGCAAGTGAGCTGTGCCCAGGAGCAACTTGAACAGGTCTGAGTAGACAGGCTACTGGGACTGGGGACTCCCCTGCAGCCTCTCCCCCTTCACTCTTTGGCAATCGGAATACCGGTTTGATTGAGGCTCTGGGCCAGCAAGTAGGGGGATCGTTCGGCCGCGTTTTTCGTTGGCTTAGATGGAAGATTAAGAGATGCTGTAGAAAGGTGGTTCCTGAAACCCAAATTCCTGGAAGCTGGCGTCTGATCTTTCAAGTGGGGGttgtggggtgggaaggggaatgGGAGACTCCGGTAAAATCTGTCCTAAAGGGAAAAGAGTACCGAGAGTCTGTTTTGAGGGGATCGCCAGGATTTCAGGTGTGGGGTTTCTTATTGTTCATAACATtgaggagagaaggcagggagTCAGAATTCCCGCAGGACTCTACCTTAACCAAGTTCCATTCATTCTAAGGAGTGGTCAGCACGTTGACATGCGTGATGAATTCTTCCTTAAGCCCCAGTGTATGGGACCATCTGAAGGGTGACACGTTTCTCATAACAATTCCGTTCCGGTCACGGCACAGTAGTCCTTTCCTGAGGCTGCTCAGAGTGGGGATCGAACAATCTACCCATCCAGCTGCCAGTTTTGACCGAGGTGCTACGGTTGTTCTCTTTGGCGACCTAGTTTGGGATCAAAACACAGGTAATGTAGGCACCTACTGGTGTGCTTATTTAATACCATAAATAATCATTATACAAACATGTCTGCTTAAATAGCCTCTCGAACTGTCAATCGTTTTGTGATTTTGTTGGCAATTCCCAGTAGCGTCTGAGATTTAAGGCTCCAAACGTGAACTGCACGGCCCCAGCGTCCCGGCCCTGCTTCCTGTTAACACACACAGTGCAAACCCTCAGGCCTTGCCACAAAAACAAAAGCTGCCTCGCATCCTCAATCCTGAGTAGCCTTGAGAAGTTAcctttttcagaaaacagaaaaatgcttttctttaaaagtagTCACATCAGTCTCTCTTTGCCCTTTAGAAAGAAAACTTACTGATATTGATATTGAGGACCCATGGGCTAATAAAAATTGAACTGTAAGCCCTCCATGTctccaaaatacaaaataaatgaacaagtaaaCACCCACAAAGAACAAATAGTAGCATGGTAGTGTATCTACGTGTAACGCTGGTATTAGACATTTACAGAGAGATTCTCTTTATTAAAGCAACTTGCCTTTTCAATTTTGACGATAGAATAATGTGTGGGTAGCCCaggatttggggggaaatatGTTGAAGTGTGTGCTTCTGGGCACTAGAAAAACAGAAGGGGCTGTGGGCAAGGACTTCGTGAAAAAACTCTATGAAACGAGTCACCTCGTCCCCACCCAAACCCGAGGACTCCTGAGAACACGGCTAGAGGGAGCAAAGACCAAGATTTCTGTCTGTCACAAGGACAAAAGCATCAACAAGGAAATGGTCAAATCCAGTGGACATCagcaatttattttatgaatgcgTGTTGTGTGCCTAGCTCTATCCTGAGTGCTGGGATCACAAACACGTTCCTGACCTTTAGAAGGGGACAGCGCCATGTACACAAGGCAAATGAGTCATGGGACAGTGAGTTGAATGTCATAGTAAGGGCTAAAAGGAAGTGCTGTCTATAGGAACACAGGGATGGAAAGCTGGATTCTCCTGGGGGAAAGCAGTATTTGACATGGACCTAGGAAGATAGGTACACTTTAGATGGGCAGATCTGGCAGGTGAGACGGGGGAGTGGGCACAGAGAGAGGGTGTCTGAAGCTGAGGAAATGCAGTGATGGAAGGCTTTGAGGTTGGAATGCCAGGTgcatggtgggggagggaagcaaaGCCGTGTGGCTTCCCTTTCTCCTGCAGGATTTCCTAGGATTTCTGTGAAGAATGTAGATATCCCTATACTTGCTTTATTTGTCTGGGAATGAGACATTTTTGTCTCAGAGAGGATATGTCATTGGTACACTAAGAACAAGTACTTAGGTTCCCAAAGGTGGTTAAAGGATTTTGAAACTGGAttctattcactcattcaaactTCAATGAAGTTAAGGGAGTAAAGTATTTGAATATTTGagtgtgactctgtgtgtgtgtgtgtgtgtgtgtgtgagagagagagagagagagagagagagagagagagagaggctgtgtGCTCTAGCTCCCTTCTTCATCCCATAACCCATCCAGTGTTCCATCTGCAAAGAGCTTCCCCTGTAATAAAGACCAGGCCCTGATGCCCTGTTGTTGGTCAGAGATGACTACTCTTGACTTCTTGGGGGGTCCAGGTAAGAGGACCCTCGGCTGTAGGTCACCCTCCCAGCTCACCCAGTCATTCATTTCAAAATCTTTAATCACCTGAGCAGTCCTTGGGGAAATGATCAGGAAATAAACACTGAACTCAGCACACAATTCCATTTCCACAGCTTGCAGAGGTCAAGAAGAGGTAGGTGAAGCAGGAGAGGCGGCTGGGTGCTGTTTCTTTCGTAATGCTGGGTGCTGTGTCACGTGGGGTCCTGGAAGCCCTGGCTTCACCCACactgtggggtgggggcaggtgttCTCCCCGGTCACTCCTCTAAGTCAGTCATGACCCTGCTGTGCTCAGATGGATAACGTGAGgcggagagggaggaaggaagactgGGGAAGATGGAAtatttttgcatgtgaatgtGGTAACTTCATTTGGGAGTGAATACACTAGTAGAAGGCAGGGGGACCCGGTTGGGGGGCAGAAAATAAGTGCCGCTGTGGAGAGGAGGAAAGCAGGGCTCAGAGGTTGATAAGTGAAGCAATAGCACACTCAGCTCTGAGGAGAAAGCTCAGCCCGGTCTGGAAAAAGTTAATCTGGAGAAAATGGGATAAACTGTGGGAGCCCAGAGAGCCTGTTGCTGGATAAGCAAGATGTGTGTCTTGCAGGAGGCAGGAAGGGGTGACCGCTGCGGTGTAAGTCGCTGCCTTCcttcccctcacctcccccccacacacaaaccaGAAGTGCCCAGATCCACAGGGGTGCCCCCGACGTGCCGCCCCACACACGCTAGCACTGCCCTAGCCACGACCCAAGAGCAGCAGAGATCAGGTTCGTAAAACAAAACGGAGGCAACCAAGAGAACTGCAGCAGCCTGGAAGCCCACAAGTGGTGAGAGGAGAGTGAGTGTGAGAGAATACAGCCCTAGCCTGAGACCACTGGAGCAactgggaaggagagggaggctgCCACGCGGTGACAGTGTATCTGGCCCTGCCCTTCAGCTGGTACTCTCTGGTACTCCCCTCAGACCCGGGCAGCCAGGACCCCTGCCCTGGCTCTGATTATTAGGGGGCACTGCtctgtcctcccctcccacctggaCCCCTTCCCACATGGCAAGGAATCCAGAGCCGCCTGGAGCCTGAACTCCACACCCACACCTTCTAGATTATGCTCCGGTGCCCAAGACGTCAGAATTCCCCATCTGAGTGGCCCTGAGTCTACAAGGGCTCCGGCGGTCCTGTCCTTCGGAAGGTGAACGACACCGCTGAGCCTCTGCACACTTAGGTGCGAGGGGAGGCTGAGGGCGGCTGTTTGAAGGTGTGGTCGAGGCTGGAGGGGTTGGGAAGGCTGTGGGTATGCAGGTGCCCAGGTGCACACAAGGGCCCTCACAGTGCTGGGTGGCActaagggtggggggaggagggaggggccttCATCAGCGTTCTCACCCCGGGCCCCGGAAAGCAGAAGTTGGGAGTGGGCCTGCACCCCTTTTGCCCCCGGCAGTTTTGCGAAAGAGAACCCAAAGAACCCCCAGAGCACGGTTCCTCTTCTCGGAACCCCTACCCCCAAATGAGCTGACCCTGCAGGGGCCTGGCCACTCTACCACACCATCCATCCTGCTACACAGGAGAAAAACCAGAGAACAGCCCAAATCCCCACGTTCCTGTTCTCAGAGCAGCTCGTTTCCTTTCTCCAAATTCCCTTCGAACATGGGAGGTTTTGATAAGCTAGAAATTCACCTGAGGCAACGACTACACTATCAGACTCTAAGATGAGGCAGGAGGAAGAaccacaaacatttttttaacttgtaaACACTTGGGGGCAAATCATTCCGCACCACTCAGGCACATCCGGTGTTATTCAGACAAACACTTATGAAAGGCTGGGGATGGAAGGATCGAGGTCTGGGAGAGCAGGACTGTGAGCCTTCAAAAATAGTGACAATGGCTGTCATTTTTCTAGTGCAGACCAACTGTCAGCCCAAGCGCTGCTCTTACCGGAAACAGCAGAGCCGGAGTGCCTGGGGTcgaggcccagctctgccacttaggaGTTGTATAGCTTCAGACGAGTTCTGTAAtgcctctctgcctcagtttcctcatctgtaaaatggagatcagTAACAGCAGcctctctcaagattgctgtgtTAACACAGGTTAAACGCTGAGAATGGTGGTAAGCACTCCGTAAGTGTTAACGTTATTACAAATGGTCGCAACTCTCTGGGGTAGGAATTATTACCCCAAATGTGCAGATGAACGAGTGTGGCTTGGGTGGGTCTGTAGTTTGCTGGGGAGCAGCAAAGCCAGGATCCCAAACCAGCCCGGCTCTAAAACTCATGGTCTCTCTATTAAACCATGCTGACCTCTGGCTGAGAAAACGGCTTCACttggagaagagaaatggaagGCAGTTCTTTGAAAGGCTTCCATAGAGACTCCAGCGGCTGGAACAAAAGTGCAGACTGGAGAGAAAGATTTTTACTGTGTCAATAAGATGAGCTCTTTCAAAAGTAGCAAATCCTCCAGCATGAGATGTTCAAGCAGACTTGTCAGGGATATTATAAATTAGCACGAATTATGAACGAGTTAAATATGAATTAAAGATGACTGAATTAATATCTTTAAATAAATCATTGGCAATATTTTGAGTTACAGTGAATTTGACGAAAAATATTATTCCCCCCCGCCAACTATACATGGAcagcaggttttaaaaaaaaatcacatcacaGCATAAATCCCAGCATCACAGGGACGTGCTAGTCTGCTTCTCAGGTTTCGTCAAGGCCTGAAATGCCCTGTGGAAAACAGACCCTGCCTCTCCATTCCGCTGCACTGAGATGGAGGGAGAAAGGCCCGGGGAGGTGCCGTCACCCACACTTGCCCTTTGCCCCCAGTGAATGGAGGCATAGCCCAGTCTCTCCTAAGACAAATGATGCCTGAAATAGGGAAACGGATGTGCAGAGGGCTGGCTGAGAGTGAGGAGTGGGCAGATCACCGCAGCTGAAGTCGTAACACGCGGCATCCCATGGGCAGATACAAACAGTGCAGAGCTAAAGAAAAGATCGATCTCCTGCCGTGTGCTCCACTGTGTCTGGGATTAGGAACGATGTCTCTTTATTGACCTAATCCATATATCTAACAAAGAGAGCCACAAAACAACAGCCAATCAGTGACACCGCAGAGGCTGTGATCACCACGACGACGACGCTCCCGGCCATGTTGACCAGAAGGCCCAGGCCGCCTCCAACCAGGATCTGAGCCAGCTGCACCATACAGGTGAGGGCGGCGCAGTCCACGCCCTGCCCTCTCACGCTGCCGTCCGGGCCCCCGCACCGGGCCTGCTGCCTCTGCAAGGGAAGCACAGGAACAGCGTTTGATCTGCACCAACTGTCCTTCAGGGCAGAAGGCAGCAAGCAAACTTCTTCTCTAAAAATCCAGGTAATAAATACTTGCAGCTTGTGGGTCGTTGATCTCAGCTGCAACTACACCACTCTGCTGCTGCAGTGCAAAAGCAGCCGCAGAACGTAAACCAGGTGGCCTTCCAACAGAATTCTATGACACGGGTATTTGACTTTCATGTAAGTTTCCCCTGTCACAAATATTATCCTTCCAGTGatgttttaaaactcattttaaaatgtcagagaATTCCTAGAATTCCTGTCGTGTCTGTACACGACAGACTGTACAGAAAAGCAGGTGTCAGACCACGTTCGGCCCAGAAGACAGTTTATCAACTCCTGATTCAAGCTCCACCCCCCCGCCTGCACCTTTCTTCCCCACCTGCCACGAAGTCTTAAATTCCACCGTTCACACCTATGGGAGTTAAATGGTTAAGAACGCAAAATTATCTCTTCAATAAATCAACAAGTCAATAAATACAATGCGGTAGAAGCTCAATAAGTCTCCCATTCCTCCTCTTCCCTAGTGGTTACGGTTCAAACATTTTCAGAAGGATGTTGAATCACACGTATGTGTAGGGGGAGCAACATAAAAAGCAATTCCACCTTTCAAAATACGGTTGCTTTTTGCTTAGTAGATTCATATTTGATTAGTTTGATATTTGGTCGGAATTGGTTGATAACATTGCCATTTATTGGGTATCATATATGTGCTAGGCCTTGTGCAAGGCTCCTTCACATACCTTCCTTCATTTCACTCTTACCACCTCCCTCGATGCACATATCATAATCATTAGCCCCGTGATAACAATAATACTACTACCTACCATTTTCTGAGTCTTTGCCAGGTGCCAGgtaggcattatgctaagcgGATTACCTACACTATCtggtttcatttaattttccGACAACTCTCTAAGGTGGGTGTATCATTCCCACTTCATTGATTAGAAAACTAAGGCTCTGAGAGTTTGAATGATAATTCcttaaatgagaaaaaatcatTGTGCAGGAAAACGCACATTATCCTTTgaataagaaagggaaaataagaaaacgGATCCATAATCGCTGGATTTTCATTAAAAGATACTGGAAAAATAGACAAAGACCTGATGGGAGTGGTTACATGTAGGAGCCCAGGGTGGGGAGGCGAGGGAGGGGATGCACACGTACATGTATATCACTGTGGCTGTTGAACGACGTGATTGTATTATCCCATCTAAACATGAACTCATTTTGAgtgatatttaataaataaatgagtaagatCCCCAGTGTCACATAGCTGTCAGAGGGGGGCGgggcaggatttgaatccagggttCTCTGAGTCCAAAGCCTCTGTGTTTTGGGCCTAGTACCATCCAACTCCCTCGTGGAGGGATAGTTCTTTATGATAGCTGTCTCTTTAGCAGCAAAGCACCTGCCATGCATTGAAACATTAGTGACCATGTCTGCCAGGGAAGAGGACAGCTACAACTCTTGTTTAAAAGGTTTTAACACCCGGTGCAACTCTCTCCTGCTGTGTTTACCAGATCAAATGACGAAAAAGAAGGCCAGCGTTGCAGTCACATGGACACGTGTTCAGCGTTTTTGCAGTTTCCTACTGTGATGGATTAAGCTACTAGCCATCTCTTTAACTTTTACAGTTAAAGAAATGTAAGCCTATTTTCAGGGGGAAAAGTTGCATATCTGGATAAGAAAACGTGGTAATCTTAGAGCAGAAATACCAAACCTAGTGCTTTTTTAGGGCAGCATAGGGTCTTGCCCTCTGGCTTGAGCTCCTAGATGGAGATGGGGCGGGCCTCCCTTGAGGCAGCTGGTGAGATGACCACCTGCGACCAGCTTTCCTCCCTGCACACAGGGCATGACTTACCAAAACCCGGACTTCCAAGGAAAACGTCGCTCAACCAGTAACTCCCGGAAATTGCACCAGGCACCTCTGCAGTGGTTGAGGGCCTGGGCCCTCGTTGTGGCATCCAGAAACACTGCAGGTATGCTGGACATGTCATGAGCCCAGAGTTCCCCTTGCTTTGTCTCTGTGTGACTGTGGGCTGGTTTCTCAGCATTACCAACCTCACCTTCCCTAATCTGACTAATGGGAGTAATGGTACCTGCCCGACTGCTCCCAGGTGCACAGGGCTTCAGAGTAAGGAGGGGGTGGGCTGGAAAAGTGGTCAGGCCTTGGCTAGACCATCGTTACATCTGGGTGGACATCTTAGTGCTGCTGTTTCAAGAAGCCCTGTTCTCCAGCTCTGCTCTACATTTTCCTAGCAAGCTCCCCCAGCCTCCAGGTGAGTCCGGACGTCACTCGGTGCAGAGGTTCAACAACACACCTGTTCTTCCTGCTGCTCACGGTGGTATGCGGTGAGGAGGTTAAAAGGCACGGTGTACAGGGTGCTGGACATCACGCCAAACAAGGTGCACATGACCAGGCTGGAGTAGACATTCGGGAAGAGCCCGATGACGCCCGTCCCCAGGCCAAACAGCAAATACCCCATGAAGTAAAGACCCTTTAATCCGATGTAGGGAACCAAAGCTTTCTGAAAGTCTGTGtgtggggagaagagagggagaaattacAGCTGGCAGTGCCTCACATCATCTCATAATTTCAGACAACCTTTCCTTTTGAAGATTCACTTTTTTTAGCCTTCCTTTAACACTGAGTCAGGAACAGAAGAACCTCCTTATCTGTGCTTGAAAACAGCTGGCTTTTGGAATAAGTTTTGAATCCTTTGTGTAAAGAAAAGCTGGAGATTGCCTTGCTgggttgattttcttttctgcagGGAAGGACCAGGCACTGTGTACTGGGGAGCTGAATAGCAACGGGATGCAAAAGAGGCGATTGAAAAGCCCGCCTTGGTTATGGGACCCTGGGGCAGCAAGCCATGGAAGAAAAGCGGGTATCTTTCCGATTCACAGAGATCTAGCCTAACAAGACCAAAATGACAATCCAGGTCTCTATTAGCCCCACAGCCCAAAGTCAGGTTGGAGGAAATTAACACAACCAGATTGCACAGAATGATCCAACTCATTCAGTTTCTTTGCCCCACCTAAATGTCATCTGCACAACCTGAGAAGGAAGTAAAGAACATACATCACCTGTAGATGCTCTCCCTGCCTTGCCAGCCCTTCCCAGGCTGGTCAGGGG containing:
- the RXFP3 gene encoding LOW QUALITY PROTEIN: relaxin-3 receptor 1 (The sequence of the model RefSeq protein was modified relative to this genomic sequence to represent the inferred CDS: inserted 3 bases in 2 codons; deleted 1 base in 1 codon; substituted 2 bases at 2 genomic stop codons); the encoded protein is MQLAGTLLAIPWELTTAERRRREAARAASKALQRRHLRRQVAAAAAKATMNKVAGGDELAELFSLMPDLLQATNTSGNASLQLQDLSWELGLDLPAGAAPAHPPGGGGAESADTQARVRILISVVHWAVCALGLTGNLLALYLMKSKQGWRKSSINLFVTKLVLTDMQFVLTLPFXAVENSLDFRWPFGKATWKIVSTVTSMNMYASVFFLTSTSVARCHSVALALKSHRTRGHGGGDCCGRSLGDSCRFSAKALRVLIXALASLPKAIFSTTIKVMGEELCLVHFPDKLLGRDRQSXLGLYHLQKVLLGFLPPLGIISLCYQLLVRFISDHRVAGTEVGGSAAGGGLARASARRRSKATKSVTVVVLSFFLCWLPNQALTTWNILIKFNAVPFSREYFLCQVYALPVSVCGAHSSSCLKPILYCLVRREFRNALENLLRRLASPSLTSMRPFSAATKPEPEDQXRQALAPLHQAAEPDMLYSPPGVVVYSEGRYDLLPSSSAY